The following coding sequences lie in one Ignavibacteria bacterium genomic window:
- the gcvH gene encoding glycine cleavage system protein GcvH, giving the protein MNVPENLKYTKDHEWISVEGNVGTVGITDYAQGELGDVVFVDVDPGIQEVTKGESFGTIEAVKTVSDMYAPCSGKVVELNKKLADEPQVVNSDPYGEGWMIKIEISDNADLNDLLSAEDYKQLIGQAH; this is encoded by the coding sequence ATGAACGTTCCGGAAAACTTAAAGTACACAAAAGACCATGAATGGATATCTGTAGAAGGTAATGTGGGAACTGTAGGAATTACAGATTACGCTCAGGGGGAATTGGGCGATGTTGTATTTGTTGACGTTGACCCCGGTATACAGGAAGTAACAAAGGGAGAATCTTTTGGTACAATTGAAGCAGTTAAAACTGTAAGCGATATGTATGCTCCCTGCTCGGGCAAAGTTGTCGAGCTCAATAAGAAACTTGCTGATGAGCCGCAGGTCGTTAATTCAGATCCCTACGGAGAGGGCTGGATGATAAAGATCGAGATCTCAGATAATGCAGACTTAAATGACCTTTTAAGCGCCGAAGATTACAAGCAGCTTATTGGACAGGCTCACTAA
- the accB gene encoding acetyl-CoA carboxylase biotin carboxyl carrier protein, whose product MDLEVIKKLVKLIDSSGITDFSVEDGETKIKISKRISGGQIIAQPVMQPAAAVMPAQPAQRPESPAAENTAEAEPSNQHEIRSPIVGTFYRAPTPDAEAFVKVGDTVAPGKVLCIIEAMKLMNEIESDVSGKIVKIMVENGKPVEYNQPLFLIEV is encoded by the coding sequence ATGGATTTAGAGGTCATTAAAAAACTTGTTAAACTGATTGACAGCAGCGGAATTACAGATTTCTCTGTTGAAGACGGAGAAACAAAAATTAAGATATCCAAAAGAATTTCCGGCGGCCAGATAATTGCACAACCTGTAATGCAGCCTGCGGCTGCAGTAATGCCTGCGCAGCCGGCACAAAGGCCTGAGAGCCCGGCGGCGGAAAATACGGCTGAAGCCGAGCCTTCTAATCAGCATGAAATCCGTTCCCCTATAGTGGGCACGTTCTACAGGGCTCCTACACCGGATGCCGAGGCGTTTGTAAAAGTAGGGGATACAGTTGCACCGGGTAAAGTTCTGTGCATAATTGAAGCCATGAAACTGATGAATGAAATTGAGTCTGATGTAAGCGGTAAAATTGTGAAAATCATGGTGGAAAATGGCAAGCCTGTTGAATACAACCAGCCTTTGTTCCTAATAGAGGTCTAA
- the efp gene encoding elongation factor P, giving the protein MADTSDFRNGLIIKFKNDLYTIVEFQHVKPGKGGAFVRTTLKNLRNGKVLDNTFRAGESVDVVRVERRKYQFLYKEPAGLVCMDNETYEQITIPTNLFDEGVRFLKESEEVEILFNGDDIVTVEIPIFINLKVIETEPGFRGDTATNANKPAKLETGASINVPLFINEGDVLRVDTRTGSYVERVKQ; this is encoded by the coding sequence ATGGCAGATACATCAGATTTCAGAAACGGTTTAATCATTAAATTTAAAAATGATCTTTATACCATCGTAGAGTTCCAGCACGTAAAACCGGGCAAAGGCGGAGCTTTCGTACGTACAACACTTAAAAACTTGAGAAACGGCAAAGTACTCGACAATACTTTCAGAGCCGGTGAATCGGTTGACGTGGTAAGAGTTGAAAGAAGAAAATACCAGTTCCTCTATAAGGAACCCGCCGGTCTGGTATGCATGGACAATGAGACCTATGAGCAGATAACAATCCCTACCAACCTTTTCGACGAAGGAGTCCGCTTCTTAAAGGAAAGCGAAGAAGTTGAAATACTTTTCAACGGAGATGACATTGTAACAGTTGAAATCCCTATATTTATTAACCTGAAGGTAATTGAAACCGAACCCGGCTTCAGGGGCGATACGGCTACAAACGCAAACAAACCGGCAAAGCTCGAAACCGGAGCAAGCATAAACGTGCCTTTATTCATTAACGAAGGTGATGTCCTCAGGGTTGATACAAGAACCGGTTCTTACGTTGAAAGAGTTAAACAATAA
- the accC gene encoding acetyl-CoA carboxylase biotin carboxylase subunit: MFKKILIANRGEIALRIIRTCKELGIKTVAVYSEADRDCLHVTFADEAVCIGPALAKESYLNISRIISAAQVTGADAIHPGYGFLAENADFSEICQEVNIKFIGPSPEMIKAMGDKAYAKDTMKKVGVPVVPGSDGLVKTLEEAGVVAAQIGYPVIIKATAGGGGKGMRIVYDETLLEKAFQTARAEAGSAFGNAEVYIEKYVENPRHVEIQILGDQFGNVYHYGERDCSVQRRHQKLIEESPSPAVDEDVRRKMGEAAIKGARAVNYEGAGTIEFLLDKHKNFYFMEMNTRIQVEHPVTEMINGVDLIRQQIRVAAGLSVDTLPKGEPNGHSIEFRINAEDPENGFRPSPGKISSLHFPGGFGVRVDSHIYQDYVIPPNYDSLLGKLIVWGKDREHAIARAKRALEELTIEGVRTTIDFHLKVLEDERFLSGKFDTSFIDKFLTK; encoded by the coding sequence TTGTTCAAGAAGATTTTAATTGCTAACCGCGGTGAAATAGCGCTGCGTATAATTAGGACTTGTAAAGAACTCGGTATAAAAACAGTAGCTGTTTATTCAGAAGCTGACAGGGACTGCCTGCACGTAACCTTTGCCGACGAGGCCGTATGCATCGGTCCTGCTCTGGCAAAGGAAAGTTACCTTAATATTTCACGCATCATTTCCGCAGCCCAGGTTACCGGCGCCGACGCCATACATCCGGGATACGGATTTTTGGCCGAGAATGCGGACTTTTCAGAAATCTGCCAGGAAGTAAATATCAAGTTTATCGGCCCTTCGCCTGAGATGATCAAGGCCATGGGGGATAAGGCTTATGCAAAGGACACAATGAAAAAGGTCGGCGTGCCTGTTGTGCCAGGAAGCGACGGATTGGTTAAGACACTTGAGGAGGCGGGAGTAGTTGCCGCTCAGATCGGCTACCCAGTTATAATAAAAGCTACGGCAGGCGGAGGCGGCAAGGGTATGAGAATCGTCTACGACGAGACCTTACTTGAAAAAGCCTTTCAGACCGCCCGTGCTGAGGCCGGTAGCGCCTTCGGAAATGCAGAGGTCTATATTGAAAAATACGTCGAGAACCCGCGCCACGTCGAAATCCAGATCTTAGGCGACCAGTTTGGAAACGTTTACCATTATGGGGAACGCGACTGCTCGGTCCAGAGAAGGCATCAGAAGCTGATAGAAGAATCTCCTTCTCCTGCAGTTGATGAGGACGTTAGGCGTAAGATGGGCGAAGCTGCAATTAAAGGCGCCAGGGCTGTTAACTATGAAGGCGCAGGCACAATAGAGTTCCTTTTGGATAAGCACAAGAATTTCTATTTCATGGAGATGAATACCCGTATTCAGGTGGAACACCCTGTAACGGAAATGATAAACGGAGTCGACCTGATCCGCCAGCAGATAAGGGTGGCAGCAGGGCTGAGCGTCGATACACTTCCTAAAGGTGAACCCAACGGCCACAGCATCGAGTTCAGAATTAATGCCGAGGATCCTGAAAACGGCTTCAGGCCTTCACCGGGAAAAATAAGTTCACTTCATTTCCCGGGCGGATTCGGCGTCAGGGTGGATTCACACATTTATCAGGATTATGTCATCCCTCCAAATTACGATTCCCTCCTGGGAAAACTCATTGTCTGGGGAAAAGACAGGGAACATGCAATTGCAAGAGCCAAAAGGGCCCTGGAGGAGCTTACAATTGAGGGGGTCAGGACAACAATCGACTTCCACCTGAAGGTGTTGGAAGACGAAAGATTTTTAAGCGGTAAATTTGATACAAGCTTTATAGATAAATTTCTTACAAAATAA